The genomic interval CCCTCACGTTAGCCAACAGCACCATCTATGGCCTGACCGGCGCGGTGTGGACCCGCGACCGTTTCAAGATCGCCGAGGCCAAGCGCCTGTTCCACGTGGGGAACCTGTACATCAACCGCAAATGCACCGGCGCGCTCGTCGGTGGGCATCCTTTCGGAGGCTTCAACATGAGCGGCACTGACTCCAAAGCAGGCGGCCGCGACTACTTGCTCCTCTTCTTGCAGGCCAAGTCCATCTCGGAAAAATTGGGGTGACCGGCGGCGGCCTATGCGTGCGGTGGTGATACAAGGGCCCGGGCGGGCGTCAGTCGAACAGGTACCCGACCCGGTGCCTGGCCCGGGCGAACTTCTTGTGAAGGTCAAGGCCTGCGGCCTCTGTGGAACTGACGTCCACCTGTTCCGCGGTGTCTACCTAGGCACCTACCCCCTAATTCCGGGCCATGAGGCAAGCGGCGAGGTAATGGCGCTCGGGCCAGGGGTGAGCGGTTTTTCCCCAGGCGACCGCGTTGCCATCGAGCCCAACATTGCCTGCGGCACGTGCCGCTTTTGCCTCAGCAATCAGCAGAACTTTTGCGCCAGCTGGTCCGCCGTGGGCGTGACGCGCCCCGGCGCTATGGCCGAATACGTGGTGGCACCCGCCCAGAACTGCTTCCTCATTGGCTCACTGCCGTATGAAGAGGCCGCCTTCATGGAACCTTTATCCTGCGTTCTGCACGGGCTCCAGCAGGTGACCGTGGAGCCAGGTGACCACGTCCTTCTCCTTGGAGCCGGCCCCATCGGTCTTCTCCTCCTTCATGCGCTGTTTTCCACGGGCGCGACGGAGGTCACCGTGGTGGAGCGCACGCCACGCCGAAGGGAAATGGCGGCCCAGCTGGGCGCAAGGGTCTTCGCCAACTTGAGCCCCGAGCTTCGAGCCATGGGCGAGGCAGATCACTTCGATTTGGTGGTCGAAGCCACCGGTGATCCTGCGCTCATCTCAGAGTGCATCCGGCTGGCACGGAAGGGCGGCCGCGTGCTCCTCTTCGGCGTACCCCCTGCCGATAGCACGGCGACCATCGAGCCGTTCCAGATTTTTCGCAAGGGGCTGCGCATAGTCAGCAGTTACACTTCACGGCGTAACTCCTTTGCCGCGCTCCGGCTGCTGCAAGGCGGGCGCGTCCAGACCCAGCACCTGGTCACGCACCGCTTGCCGCTCGAGCAGTTTCCTCAGGGCGTCCAGCTGCTGGACAGACCGGAACACGTCTTGAAGGTCATGTTTAACCCAGAGCTTCTGCCGGTATGACCAACACACATAGATTTTTCAGCTAAGGAACCGAACTCTGTCGGGGCTTGGCTTCTTGGACAGCATGAAATGAGGGGTCGCACTATGGCCGATTTCGCGCACCAGACAACCTCTCGCGTTGAGCAAATTGCCCTTGCCCACAGCGGCTTTGACCTGCGCTACCCGCCCACCGAGAAGATCGGGGTCATTATTGTGCCAAACTTCCCCAGCCTTGGCCGATTAGTGGCCCTGCGCTTCCTGGAATGGGTGCAGGCAAATCCAGGCGGGGTTGTGTCGCTGCCCACCGGCAAGACACCCGAGCATTTTATTAAGCACGTAGCTCACTACCTGGCCAGCTGGGATCATCCAGAGACCCGCAAAGACCTGGAGGCAGGCGGAGTTGACCCGGCGCAAAAACCGGACATGGCCAGCCTCCACTTTGTGCAGATTGATGAGTTTTACCCCATAAATCCCACGCAGCATAACAGCTTTTACTACTACGTGAACAAGTTCTACATGGCGCAGTTCGGCTTTGACCGGCGCAAGGCCCTGTTGATTAACTGTGCGGCCATCGGGCTGCCCGAGGGCATGGACCTGGACGACGTGTGGCCGGATGGTAGTGTGGACCTATCCCTCCGCTACCGGCACCCCCACACGCACTTGGAGCGACTACAGCAGCGCGTGCTGGCTGCGGTGGACCAGTGGTGCAGCGAATACGAGGACCGCATTCGGGCCCTAGGCGGTATTGGCTTCTTCCTGGGTGGCATTGGCCCCGATGGACACATCGCCTTCAACGTGAGAGGATCGGACCATCATAGCACCACACGCTTGACCGCGACCAACTATGAGACCCAGGCGGCTGCGGCCAGCGACTTGGGAGGCATCGAGGTGGCCAAGAACCGCCTGGCCCTCACCATCGGACTGGCCACCGTCACTTTCAACCCCTCCTGCACAGCCATTATCATGGCCGCTGGTGAGGCGAAGGCGAAAGTCGTGCGTGATGCCGTCTGCCAGGAGCCCCACATCGACTACCCCGCCACCGTTCTGCACAAGTTGCCCAACGCCCGTTTCATCGTCACGCAGGGTGCGGCTTCTTTGCTACCCGAACGGACCTATCAGCTCTTTGTGAAGATGCCGGAGGTCCCGCCCGAGAGCGTCTCCCGCATAGTCATCGATCTCGCTTTGGCGCGGCGCAAGCGCGTGCTTGACCTCACGCAGGCTGACTTTGCTGCCGACCGCTTTGGGGCGGCCTTGCTTAGTCGATTGGGCTCGACAGCCGAAGCAGTCACGCAAAGGGTGCACGAGGAGCTGCTCGCCAAGCTGCAGGACGGCATCACGCCGCGCGCCAATACCGTATTCCTCCACACTGCGCCGCACCACGACGACATCGTGCTCGGCTACTTTCCCTTTGTGGTGCGTGCTATTCGCGATGCCTCCAACTCCCACACCTTCACCTACATGACCTCGGGCTTCACGGCCGTCACTAACGCTTACGCACGGAGCTTGGTACAAACCTTGCGCATTTTCTTGCGCAAGCCGGACTTTCGCGCGCTCCTTGCTCAGGGCTACTTCCGCCCCACAGACATCCAGGCACGGAATCGAGATGTGTGGCAGTACCTGGACGGCGTGGCGGCCGACAGCCTGGTCATGAAACAGGAAGGCGAGGCGCGCCGTCTTCTCCGCAACCTGGTG from candidate division KSB1 bacterium carries:
- a CDS encoding 6-phosphogluconolactonase, with product MADFAHQTTSRVEQIALAHSGFDLRYPPTEKIGVIIVPNFPSLGRLVALRFLEWVQANPGGVVSLPTGKTPEHFIKHVAHYLASWDHPETRKDLEAGGVDPAQKPDMASLHFVQIDEFYPINPTQHNSFYYYVNKFYMAQFGFDRRKALLINCAAIGLPEGMDLDDVWPDGSVDLSLRYRHPHTHLERLQQRVLAAVDQWCSEYEDRIRALGGIGFFLGGIGPDGHIAFNVRGSDHHSTTRLTATNYETQAAAASDLGGIEVAKNRLALTIGLATVTFNPSCTAIIMAAGEAKAKVVRDAVCQEPHIDYPATVLHKLPNARFIVTQGAASLLPERTYQLFVKMPEVPPESVSRIVIDLALARRKRVLDLTQADFAADRFGAALLSRLGSTAEAVTQRVHEELLAKLQDGITPRANTVFLHTAPHHDDIVLGYFPFVVRAIRDASNSHTFTYMTSGFTAVTNAYARSLVQTLRIFLRKPDFRALLAQGYFRPTDIQARNRDVWQYLDGVAADSLVMKQEGEARRLLRNLVEIFEEEDPEQIEHRLDELDNYFRTQYAGKKDLPYIQQLKGMIREWEADCLWGYLGFDASSVVHLRLGFYKGEIFTEEPTLERDVPPILRLLHRVKPHVVTVAFDPEASGPDTHYKVLQAVAEALRRYQAQTGRTDIEVIGYRNVWYRFHPAEANLYVPVSLNMLALLQSAFSNAFVSQKAASFPSHEYAGPFSGLAQQIQVQQYQMLKTCLGRRFFNDHPSPLIRGTRGFVFLKRMTLEEFSRQARALKRSTEEESEA
- a CDS encoding zinc-dependent alcohol dehydrogenase family protein; this encodes MRAVVIQGPGRASVEQVPDPVPGPGELLVKVKACGLCGTDVHLFRGVYLGTYPLIPGHEASGEVMALGPGVSGFSPGDRVAIEPNIACGTCRFCLSNQQNFCASWSAVGVTRPGAMAEYVVAPAQNCFLIGSLPYEEAAFMEPLSCVLHGLQQVTVEPGDHVLLLGAGPIGLLLLHALFSTGATEVTVVERTPRRREMAAQLGARVFANLSPELRAMGEADHFDLVVEATGDPALISECIRLARKGGRVLLFGVPPADSTATIEPFQIFRKGLRIVSSYTSRRNSFAALRLLQGGRVQTQHLVTHRLPLEQFPQGVQLLDRPEHVLKVMFNPELLPV